Proteins encoded by one window of Streptomyces sp. LX-29:
- a CDS encoding dipeptide ABC transporter ATP-binding protein: MTIPSQTPAAEPEPLLKVTGLVKHFPIKKGLLQRQVGAVQAVDGLDFDVRPGETLGVVGESGCGKSTMGRLITRLLEPSRGTVEFQGRDITHLDTAGMRPLRRDIQMIFQDPYSSLNPRHSVGAIVGAPFRLQKVTPEGGVKAEVQRLLSLVGLNPEHYNRYPHEFSGGQRQRIGIARALALKPKLVVADEPVSALDVSIQAQVVNLLADLQGELGLTYVIIAHDLSVIRHVSNRIAVMYLGKIVELADRTSLYEKPMHPYTKALLSAVPVPDPRRRPKQDGTSGDRGRILLKGDVPSPIAPPPGCRFHTRCWKATDLCKTQEPPLAALVAGHRVACHHPENAPEGAPEQPGGKGTGGAS, translated from the coding sequence ATGACGATCCCGTCGCAGACCCCGGCGGCCGAGCCGGAGCCCCTGCTGAAGGTCACCGGCCTGGTCAAGCACTTCCCCATCAAGAAGGGGCTGCTCCAGCGGCAGGTCGGAGCGGTCCAGGCGGTCGACGGCCTCGACTTCGACGTGCGGCCGGGGGAGACGCTGGGCGTGGTCGGCGAGTCGGGGTGCGGCAAGTCCACCATGGGCCGGCTGATCACCCGGCTGCTGGAACCCAGCCGCGGCACGGTGGAGTTCCAGGGCAGGGACATCACCCATCTGGACACCGCCGGGATGCGGCCGCTGCGCCGCGACATCCAGATGATCTTCCAGGACCCGTACTCCTCGCTGAACCCGCGCCACTCGGTCGGGGCCATCGTCGGCGCCCCCTTCCGACTCCAGAAGGTCACCCCGGAGGGCGGCGTCAAGGCCGAGGTGCAGCGGCTGCTGTCGCTGGTGGGGCTCAACCCCGAGCACTACAACCGCTATCCGCACGAGTTCTCCGGCGGCCAGCGGCAGCGCATCGGCATCGCCCGAGCGCTGGCCCTCAAGCCCAAACTGGTCGTCGCCGACGAGCCGGTCTCGGCGCTGGACGTCTCCATCCAGGCCCAGGTGGTCAACCTGCTGGCCGACCTCCAGGGCGAGCTGGGGCTGACCTACGTGATCATCGCGCACGACCTGTCGGTCATCCGACACGTCTCGAACCGGATCGCGGTCATGTACCTGGGCAAGATCGTCGAGCTGGCGGACCGCACCTCGCTCTACGAGAAGCCCATGCACCCCTACACCAAGGCGCTGCTGTCCGCGGTGCCGGTGCCCGACCCCAGGCGGCGGCCCAAGCAGGACGGGACGAGCGGCGACCGGGGGAGGATCCTGCTCAAGGGCGACGTGCCCTCGCCGATCGCGCCGCCGCCCGGCTGCCGGTTCCACACCCGGTGCTGGAAGGCGACCGACCTCTGCAAGACCCAGGAGCCGCCCCTGGCGGCGCTGGTCGCCGGCCACCGGGTCGCCTGCCACCACCCGGAGAACGCGCCCGAGGGCGCGCCGGAACAACCGGGCGGCAAGGGGACCGGAGGCGCCTCGTAG
- a CDS encoding ABC transporter ATP-binding protein has product MTKTGAVGEPVPADSPPPTSFLEVRDLKVHFPTDDGLVKSVDGVSFSLEKGKTLGIVGESGSGKSVTSLGIMGLHRAGQHGRQRRAHISGEIWLDGQELLSASPDEVRRLRGRELAMIFQDPLSAMHPYFTVGAQISEAYRVHHQTDKKTARKRAVEMLDRVGIPQPDKRVDNYPHEFSGGMRQRAMIAMALVNNPELLIADEPTTALDVTVQAQILDLIRDLQKEFGSAVIVITHDLGVVAELADDILVMYAGRCVERGTAEQVFYTPQHPYTWGLLGSMPRIDREHTERLIPVKGSPPSLINLPSGCAFHPRCPYADVPKDGVTRRERPELRAVPAPAPDGQRGGGHFSACHMTTEERARIWTEEIAPKL; this is encoded by the coding sequence CTGACGAAGACCGGCGCGGTCGGCGAGCCGGTGCCCGCCGACTCCCCGCCCCCCACGTCCTTCCTGGAGGTGCGCGACCTGAAGGTGCACTTCCCCACCGACGACGGCCTGGTCAAGTCCGTCGACGGGGTCTCCTTCTCCCTGGAGAAGGGGAAGACGCTGGGCATCGTGGGCGAGTCCGGCTCCGGCAAGTCGGTGACCTCGCTGGGCATCATGGGGCTGCACCGGGCCGGCCAGCACGGCCGACAGCGCCGGGCCCACATCTCCGGCGAGATCTGGCTGGACGGCCAGGAGCTGCTGAGCGCCTCCCCGGACGAGGTGCGTCGGCTGCGCGGCCGCGAACTCGCCATGATCTTCCAGGACCCGCTCTCCGCCATGCACCCCTACTTCACGGTCGGCGCCCAGATCAGCGAGGCCTACCGGGTCCACCACCAGACCGACAAGAAGACCGCCCGGAAGCGTGCGGTGGAGATGCTGGACCGGGTCGGGATCCCCCAGCCGGACAAGCGGGTGGACAACTACCCGCACGAGTTCTCCGGCGGTATGCGCCAGCGCGCGATGATCGCGATGGCACTGGTCAACAACCCCGAGCTGCTCATCGCCGACGAGCCGACCACCGCCCTGGACGTCACCGTCCAGGCGCAGATCCTCGACCTCATCCGGGACCTGCAGAAGGAGTTCGGCTCCGCGGTCATCGTCATCACCCACGACCTGGGCGTGGTCGCCGAGCTCGCCGACGACATCCTGGTGATGTACGCCGGCCGCTGCGTCGAGCGCGGTACCGCAGAGCAGGTCTTCTACACCCCCCAGCACCCCTACACCTGGGGGCTGCTCGGCTCCATGCCGCGCATCGACCGGGAGCACACCGAGCGGTTGATCCCGGTCAAGGGCTCCCCGCCCAGCCTGATCAACCTGCCCTCCGGCTGCGCCTTCCACCCGCGCTGCCCCTACGCCGACGTCCCCAAGGACGGCGTCACCCGCCGGGAGCGGCCCGAGCTGCGCGCGGTCCCCGCGCCGGCCCCGGACGGGCAGCGGGGCGGCGGCCACTTCTCCGCGTGCCATATGACGACGGAGGAACGCGCCCGGATCTGGACCGAAGAGATTGCGCCGAAGCTGTGA
- a CDS encoding ABC transporter permease, with the protein MLVYIVRRLVTVVVMLLVVTLATFAVFFMVPKLTGTDPALMYAGRNTDPASIEGIREKLGLDEPVLVQYGEFVKGIVAGRDYDDGVEVTHCPAPCFGYSFRTEQEVWPVLQDRLPVTASLAGGAAVLWLLGGVAVGIVSALRKGTVLDRAAMIGALAGVSLPIYFTGMLGLAVFSYQLGWTSAQYVPFMDDPGGWFTNLMLPWITLAFLYAAMYARLTRATMLEVMSEDYIRTARAKGLKERTVVGKHALRSTMTPILTIFGLDLGALVGGAVLTESTYSLHGLGDLAVTAIRGKDLPMILGVTMVAAFFVVLANLIVDLLYAVIDPRVRLS; encoded by the coding sequence GTGCTTGTGTACATCGTCCGGCGGCTGGTCACGGTCGTCGTCATGCTGCTCGTGGTCACCCTGGCCACATTCGCGGTCTTCTTCATGGTGCCCAAGCTCACCGGCACCGACCCGGCGCTCATGTACGCCGGACGCAACACCGACCCGGCGTCGATCGAGGGCATCCGGGAGAAGCTCGGCCTGGACGAGCCCGTCCTGGTGCAGTACGGGGAGTTCGTCAAGGGCATCGTCGCCGGGCGGGACTACGACGACGGCGTCGAGGTCACCCACTGCCCCGCCCCCTGCTTCGGCTACTCGTTCCGCACCGAGCAGGAGGTCTGGCCGGTGCTCCAGGACCGGCTGCCCGTCACCGCCTCCCTGGCCGGCGGAGCCGCCGTGCTCTGGCTGCTCGGCGGGGTGGCCGTCGGCATCGTCTCCGCCCTGCGCAAGGGCACGGTCCTGGACCGGGCGGCGATGATCGGGGCGCTGGCCGGGGTCTCGCTGCCGATCTACTTCACCGGCATGCTGGGTCTCGCCGTCTTCTCCTACCAACTCGGCTGGACCTCCGCGCAGTACGTCCCCTTCATGGACGACCCCGGCGGATGGTTCACCAATCTGATGCTGCCCTGGATCACCCTCGCCTTCCTCTACGCGGCCATGTACGCCCGGCTCACCCGGGCGACGATGCTGGAGGTGATGAGCGAGGACTACATCCGCACCGCCCGCGCCAAGGGGCTGAAGGAGCGGACGGTGGTCGGCAAGCACGCGCTGCGCTCGACCATGACCCCCATCCTCACCATCTTCGGCCTGGACCTCGGCGCGCTGGTCGGCGGCGCGGTGCTCACCGAGTCCACCTACAGCCTGCACGGCCTCGGCGACCTGGCGGTCACCGCGATCCGCGGCAAGGACCTGCCGATGATCCTCGGGGTGACCATGGTCGCCGCCTTCTTCGTGGTCCTCGCCAACCTCATCGTGGACCTGCTCTACGCCGTGATCGATCCCCGAGTGAGGCTCTCGTGA
- a CDS encoding ABC transporter substrate-binding protein — protein MTIPSSRATRRLAAGIAVAALLAGAAACSGDNGRNKNGDGSGGGGGGGKDGGFNAANSKILNPSTEAGGTLKFISTQDADFWDPQRGYYGFMWDFSRFYTRQLVTYAPKPGKGGQDIVPDLATERAKVTNDGKTYTYTLRDDLFYEDGSKITSQDIKYGIERIFATDVINGGPPYLMQILDNGQKYKGPYKDKAKDKLGLKSIQTPDEKTIIFNLPEPNSDFEGILALPTSTPVPPKQDKGAKYTLRPFSSGPYKFKTYDPGKKLVLERNTAWKKSSDPVRAALPDEVTVDFTTNADDADAKLLDGTYHLNLTQRGVQQAARVKILRDADLKANTDDPLTGFIRYVAMPQSVEPFNNVHCRRAVIYASDKTTLLASRGGKYGGEIGINMLPPTISGHDASSDPYGMRAGGGKPQQDKARDELKQCGKPGGFKTKVAVRQNEPAEVASAEALQDALGKVGITVDIDKFDGAQGNAVIGSPNNVQKQGYGLIIYGWGADFNSGAGFLQPLVDSRFLLDSGNNNYTEVKDKKIDALFDKAIAESDPAKAAETYKELNQRVSDLALYVPFVYDKTLNYRSPELTNVYTSEGFNGKVDFVSLGVKGGDK, from the coding sequence GTGACGATCCCCAGCAGCAGAGCAACCCGTCGGCTGGCGGCCGGCATCGCCGTGGCGGCGCTCCTCGCCGGCGCGGCGGCGTGCAGCGGCGACAACGGCCGCAACAAGAACGGCGACGGCTCCGGCGGAGGTGGAGGCGGGGGCAAGGACGGCGGCTTCAACGCCGCCAACAGCAAGATCCTCAACCCGTCCACCGAGGCGGGCGGCACGCTGAAGTTCATCAGCACCCAGGACGCCGACTTCTGGGACCCGCAGCGCGGCTACTACGGCTTCATGTGGGACTTCTCCCGCTTCTACACGCGTCAGCTGGTGACCTACGCGCCCAAGCCGGGCAAGGGGGGCCAGGACATCGTTCCCGACCTGGCCACCGAACGCGCCAAGGTCACCAACGACGGTAAGACGTACACCTACACCCTGCGCGACGACCTCTTCTACGAGGACGGCTCGAAGATCACCTCGCAGGACATCAAGTACGGCATCGAGCGCATCTTCGCCACCGACGTGATCAACGGCGGCCCGCCCTACCTGATGCAGATCCTCGACAACGGGCAGAAGTACAAGGGTCCGTACAAGGACAAGGCCAAGGACAAGCTGGGGCTGAAGTCCATCCAGACCCCGGACGAGAAGACGATCATCTTCAACCTGCCCGAGCCCAACTCCGACTTCGAGGGCATCCTCGCGCTGCCCACCTCCACCCCGGTGCCGCCCAAGCAGGACAAGGGCGCGAAGTACACCCTGCGGCCGTTCTCCTCCGGACCGTACAAGTTCAAGACGTACGACCCGGGTAAGAAGCTGGTGCTGGAGCGCAACACCGCGTGGAAGAAGTCCTCCGACCCGGTCCGCGCGGCGCTGCCGGACGAGGTCACCGTCGACTTCACCACCAACGCCGACGACGCGGACGCCAAGCTGCTCGACGGGACCTACCACCTGAACCTGACCCAGCGCGGCGTCCAGCAGGCCGCCCGGGTCAAGATCCTGCGGGACGCGGACCTCAAGGCCAACACCGACGACCCGCTGACCGGCTTCATCCGCTACGTGGCGATGCCGCAGTCGGTCGAGCCGTTCAACAACGTGCACTGCCGGCGTGCGGTCATCTACGCCTCCGACAAGACCACGCTGCTGGCCTCGCGCGGCGGCAAGTACGGCGGCGAGATCGGCATCAACATGCTGCCGCCGACCATCTCCGGCCACGACGCCTCCTCCGACCCGTACGGGATGCGGGCGGGCGGCGGCAAGCCGCAGCAGGACAAGGCCCGGGACGAGCTGAAGCAGTGCGGCAAGCCGGGCGGCTTCAAGACCAAGGTGGCGGTGCGCCAGAACGAGCCCGCCGAGGTCGCCTCCGCCGAGGCGCTCCAGGACGCGCTGGGCAAGGTCGGCATCACCGTCGACATCGACAAGTTCGACGGCGCCCAGGGCAACGCGGTGATCGGCTCCCCGAACAACGTGCAGAAGCAGGGCTACGGCCTGATCATCTACGGCTGGGGTGCCGACTTCAACTCCGGTGCCGGCTTCCTGCAGCCGCTGGTGGACAGCCGCTTCCTGCTCGACAGCGGCAACAACAACTACACCGAGGTCAAGGACAAGAAGATCGACGCCCTGTTCGACAAGGCGATCGCCGAGTCCGACCCGGCCAAGGCCGCCGAGACGTACAAGGAGCTCAACCAGCGGGTGAGCGACCTGGCCCTCTACGTGCCGTTCGTCTACGACAAGACGCTGAACTACCGCAGCCCGGAGCTGACCAACGTGTACACGTCGGAAGGCTTCAACGGAAAGGTCGACTTCGTCTCGCTCGGCGTCAAGGGCGGCGACAAGTAA
- a CDS encoding ABC transporter permease, producing MTAPLHDTGAAETAAVDVAAGVPTKEIQGRSPGRIAWMRLKRDKVALAGGIIVLFLILVAVFAPLIVSWFGHPPNDWHVDELEAETGLPRGDFGGMSSDYLFGLEPVNGRDVFSRVVYGARVSLLVAFLATLVSVVLGTVFGVLAGYFGGWVDAAISRVMDLLLSFPQLLFIIALVSVIPGDLWGFSGSGVRLGVLVLVIGFFGWSYVGRIVRGQTLSLREREYVEAARGMGAGRAYILVKELLPNLVAPILVYTTMMIPTNILNEAALSFLGAGVKSPTASWGQMLSAAVPIFEADPTFMIIPGLAIFITVLAFNLFGDGVRDALDPKGSR from the coding sequence ATGACGGCACCACTGCATGACACGGGCGCGGCGGAGACCGCAGCCGTCGACGTTGCCGCCGGCGTGCCCACCAAGGAGATCCAGGGTCGGTCCCCGGGCCGTATCGCCTGGATGCGGCTCAAGCGCGACAAGGTCGCCCTGGCCGGTGGCATCATCGTACTCTTCCTGATCTTGGTGGCCGTCTTCGCCCCCCTCATCGTGAGCTGGTTCGGCCATCCGCCGAACGACTGGCACGTGGACGAGCTGGAAGCCGAAACGGGCCTGCCCAGGGGCGACTTCGGCGGGATGAGCTCCGACTACCTCTTCGGTCTGGAGCCGGTCAACGGCCGCGACGTCTTCAGCCGGGTGGTCTACGGGGCCCGGGTCTCGCTGCTGGTGGCCTTCCTCGCCACCCTGGTCTCGGTCGTCCTCGGCACCGTCTTCGGCGTCCTGGCCGGCTACTTCGGCGGCTGGGTGGACGCGGCGATCAGCCGGGTCATGGACCTGCTGCTCTCCTTCCCGCAGCTGCTGTTCATCATCGCGCTGGTCTCGGTCATCCCCGGTGATCTGTGGGGCTTCTCCGGCTCCGGCGTCAGACTCGGGGTGCTGGTCCTGGTGATCGGCTTCTTCGGGTGGAGCTACGTCGGCCGCATCGTGCGCGGACAGACGCTCAGCCTGCGGGAGCGCGAGTACGTGGAGGCCGCGCGGGGCATGGGCGCCGGGCGCGCCTACATCCTCGTCAAGGAGCTGCTGCCCAATCTGGTGGCGCCGATCCTGGTCTACACGACCATGATGATCCCGACCAACATCCTCAACGAGGCGGCGCTCAGTTTCCTCGGTGCGGGCGTCAAGTCGCCCACCGCGTCCTGGGGTCAGATGCTCTCGGCCGCCGTGCCGATCTTCGAGGCCGACCCCACTTTCATGATCATTCCCGGTCTGGCCATCTTCATCACCGTTCTCGCCTTCAACCTCTTCGGCGACGGTGTGCGCGATGCGCTCGACCCCAAGGGTTCCCGCTGA
- a CDS encoding enhanced serine sensitivity protein SseB C-terminal domain-containing protein → MLPQVAPGRYDAYEALLQALADGAVWMLLWHGRPGSPDAQYGNMDVDGLGYAPCVTSAQELAASGWNRAHEVIGGRQVAAALFRDRWGLWLNPHAPGGGVGIPWLDLRRIAGGLERLPAGPLRISEPAIQIPQFYALLGQNAHRTPVVRALRRAWVQPALGAPYLAIGLDLYDTSQPSVEAVRLMMQQSIGAVPDGLPVSTVAMADEYDPVAMWMRANARPFFDRDAYGGAPAPSYGYGYPPPHQGF, encoded by the coding sequence ATGCTGCCGCAGGTCGCTCCCGGCCGGTACGACGCCTACGAGGCGCTGTTGCAGGCCCTCGCCGACGGGGCGGTCTGGATGCTTCTGTGGCACGGACGCCCCGGCTCGCCCGACGCCCAGTACGGCAACATGGACGTCGACGGCCTCGGCTACGCGCCGTGTGTCACCTCCGCCCAGGAGCTCGCCGCCAGCGGTTGGAACCGCGCCCACGAGGTGATCGGCGGCCGCCAGGTCGCCGCCGCGCTCTTCCGCGACCGCTGGGGCCTGTGGCTGAACCCGCACGCCCCCGGCGGTGGCGTCGGCATCCCCTGGCTCGACCTGCGGCGCATCGCCGGCGGCCTGGAGCGGCTGCCCGCGGGGCCGCTGCGGATCAGCGAGCCGGCCATCCAGATCCCCCAGTTCTACGCGCTGTTGGGGCAGAACGCGCACCGCACCCCGGTGGTGCGGGCGCTGCGCCGTGCCTGGGTGCAGCCGGCGCTCGGCGCCCCGTACCTGGCCATCGGGCTGGACCTGTACGACACCAGCCAGCCCTCGGTGGAGGCGGTGCGGCTGATGATGCAGCAGTCCATCGGGGCGGTGCCGGACGGGCTGCCGGTCTCCACGGTGGCGATGGCCGACGAGTACGACCCGGTGGCCATGTGGATGCGGGCCAACGCCCGCCCGTTCTTCGACCGCGACGCCTACGGCGGCGCCCCGGCGCCGTCGTACGGCTACGGCTACCCGCCCCCGCACCAGGGCTTCTGA
- a CDS encoding enhanced serine sensitivity protein SseB, whose protein sequence is MSIPEHYGQHAPASLDGAFPGNELEEVLAASLGVPDAGARILEVLSRSHLWVPLPNGGGPASADLDLPTVDLEGQVYVPVFTSEQEFLRVAGTHLSFAVAPAVEFARGLPPQVGIALNPGGAVGAPLPPPAVAELCRAGRGELDGPATGGRVRLFEPDWQDEPVDFLAAAGLEFAALGGVRTARRALASVEGQDPALFVGVEVDQPSPEVQAQVVDALGRALGAIAVPWPVQLVLLDVTRDPVGDWIRERVRPFYDRDL, encoded by the coding sequence ATGAGCATCCCGGAGCACTACGGGCAGCACGCGCCCGCATCGCTGGACGGCGCCTTCCCCGGCAATGAGCTCGAAGAGGTGCTCGCCGCCTCGCTCGGCGTGCCCGACGCGGGCGCCCGCATCCTCGAGGTCCTGAGCCGCAGTCATCTGTGGGTCCCGCTGCCGAACGGCGGCGGCCCCGCCAGCGCCGACCTCGACCTGCCCACCGTGGATCTGGAAGGCCAGGTCTACGTCCCGGTGTTCACCTCCGAACAGGAGTTCCTGCGCGTCGCCGGCACCCATCTGTCGTTCGCCGTGGCCCCGGCCGTGGAGTTCGCGCGCGGCCTGCCGCCGCAGGTCGGCATCGCGCTCAACCCGGGCGGCGCGGTCGGCGCGCCGCTGCCGCCGCCCGCCGTGGCCGAACTGTGCCGCGCGGGCCGCGGCGAGCTGGACGGCCCGGCCACCGGCGGCCGGGTGCGGCTCTTCGAGCCCGACTGGCAGGACGAGCCGGTGGACTTCCTGGCCGCCGCCGGGCTGGAGTTCGCCGCGCTGGGCGGGGTCCGCACCGCGCGCCGCGCACTGGCCAGCGTGGAGGGTCAGGACCCCGCGCTCTTCGTCGGCGTCGAGGTGGACCAGCCCTCCCCGGAGGTCCAGGCGCAGGTGGTGGACGCGCTCGGCCGCGCGCTCGGCGCCATCGCCGTCCCCTGGCCGGTCCAGCTGGTGCTGCTGGACGTCACGCGGGATCCGGTCGGCGACTGGATCCGCGAGCGGGTGCGGCCGTTCTACGACCGTGACCTGTAG
- a CDS encoding ATP-binding protein, whose translation MTVQGHRSDQTTTADTPLSPGRTPARHGGRTVRPGRGAAVHDLRAGHPARELRYPAGDLVVASGLPGSGKSTLMKRTVAGLDLRGEAVCRVDSQDTRERWQRRLPDWLPYVVYRPLVRCAHYARLRRAVRSGASVVVHDCGQLVWVRRWLARRARRQGRRLHAVLLDVSPAVALAGQSARGRAVSGYAFGRHRRAMARLLEAAEVGRPPHGCSSAVLLDRAAVDALETIGFD comes from the coding sequence ATCACCGTGCAGGGGCACCGTTCGGACCAGACCACGACCGCGGACACCCCTCTGTCCCCGGGCCGAACACCCGCGCGCCACGGGGGGCGCACCGTCAGACCGGGCCGGGGAGCGGCCGTCCACGACCTGCGCGCCGGGCACCCCGCCCGGGAGCTGCGCTACCCGGCCGGTGACCTCGTCGTCGCCTCCGGGCTGCCGGGCAGCGGCAAGAGCACCCTGATGAAGCGGACCGTGGCCGGCCTGGACCTGCGCGGCGAGGCCGTCTGCCGGGTGGACTCGCAGGACACCCGCGAACGCTGGCAGCGCCGGCTGCCCGACTGGCTGCCGTACGTGGTCTACCGCCCCCTGGTGCGCTGCGCGCACTACGCCCGGCTGCGCCGCGCGGTGCGCTCCGGCGCCAGCGTGGTGGTGCACGACTGCGGCCAGCTGGTGTGGGTGCGCCGCTGGCTGGCCCGGCGCGCGCGGCGGCAGGGCCGCCGGCTGCACGCGGTGCTGCTGGACGTGTCACCCGCGGTGGCGTTGGCCGGGCAGAGCGCGCGCGGCCGCGCGGTCTCCGGTTACGCCTTCGGGCGGCACCGGCGCGCGATGGCACGGCTGCTCGAAGCGGCGGAGGTCGGCCGGCCCCCGCACGGCTGCTCCTCCGCGGTGCTGCTGGACCGCGCGGCCGTGGACGCGCTGGAGACCATCGGCTTCGACTGA
- the gcvT gene encoding glycine cleavage system aminomethyltransferase GcvT: MTDAPRLTALDALHRALGATMTDFAGWDMPLRYGSERDEHNAVRTHAGLFDLSHMGEITLTGPQAGQALDYALVGHLSALAVGRARYTMICDAEGGILDDLIVYRLGDEEYMVVANASNAQVVLDALTERAAGFDTVVRDDRDAYALIAVQGPESPGILKQLTDADLDGLKYYAGLPGTVAGVSVLIARTGYTGEDGFELFVAPADAERLWQALTEAGADAGLVPCGLSCRDTLRLEAGMPLYGHELTTATTPFDAGLGRVVKFDKEGDFVGRAALESAAERAAANPPRKLVGLIAAGRRVPRAGYPVVVGGEVVGEVTSGAPSPTLGKPIAIAYVDAAHAAPGTEGVGVDIRGAHEPYEVVALPFYKRQR, translated from the coding sequence ATGACCGACGCCCCACGTCTCACCGCACTCGACGCACTGCACCGCGCGCTCGGCGCGACCATGACCGACTTCGCCGGCTGGGACATGCCGCTGCGCTACGGCAGCGAGCGTGACGAGCACAACGCGGTGCGCACCCACGCGGGGCTCTTCGACCTCTCGCACATGGGCGAGATCACCCTCACCGGCCCGCAGGCCGGGCAGGCGCTGGACTACGCCCTGGTGGGCCACCTGTCGGCGCTGGCCGTCGGCCGCGCCCGCTACACCATGATCTGCGACGCCGAGGGCGGCATCCTCGACGACCTGATCGTCTACCGCCTCGGCGACGAGGAGTACATGGTCGTCGCCAACGCCTCCAACGCCCAGGTGGTGCTGGACGCGCTGACCGAGCGGGCGGCCGGCTTCGACACCGTGGTGCGGGACGACCGGGACGCCTACGCGCTGATCGCGGTGCAGGGTCCGGAGTCCCCCGGCATCCTGAAGCAGCTGACCGACGCCGACCTGGACGGACTGAAGTACTACGCGGGCCTGCCGGGCACCGTCGCCGGCGTCTCCGTGCTGATCGCGCGGACCGGCTACACCGGCGAGGACGGCTTCGAGCTGTTCGTGGCGCCGGCCGACGCGGAGCGGCTGTGGCAGGCGCTGACCGAGGCGGGCGCGGACGCCGGCCTGGTGCCCTGCGGGCTGTCCTGCCGGGACACGCTGCGCCTGGAGGCGGGCATGCCGCTGTACGGGCACGAGCTCACCACCGCCACGACCCCCTTCGACGCCGGGCTGGGCCGCGTGGTCAAGTTCGACAAGGAGGGCGACTTCGTGGGCCGCGCGGCCCTGGAGTCGGCGGCCGAGCGGGCCGCGGCCAACCCGCCGCGCAAGCTCGTCGGGCTGATCGCCGCGGGCCGCCGGGTGCCGCGCGCCGGCTACCCGGTGGTGGTCGGCGGCGAGGTGGTCGGCGAGGTCACCTCCGGTGCCCCGTCCCCGACCCTCGGCAAGCCGATCGCGATCGCGTACGTCGACGCCGCGCACGCCGCCCCGGGTACGGAGGGTGTCGGCGTGGACATCCGCGGCGCCCATGAGCCGTACGAGGTCGTGGCGCTGCCGTTCTACAAGCGCCAGCGCTGA
- the gcvH gene encoding glycine cleavage system protein GcvH: protein MSNPQQLRYSKEHEWLSAAEDGVSTVGITEHAANALGDVVYVQLPEVGATVTAGETCGELESTKSVSDLYSPVTGEVTEVNEDVVNDPSLVNSAPFEGGWLFKVKLTEEAPADLLSADEYAEFSGS from the coding sequence ATGAGCAACCCCCAGCAGCTTCGCTACAGCAAGGAGCACGAGTGGCTGTCGGCCGCCGAGGACGGCGTCTCGACGGTCGGCATCACGGAGCACGCGGCCAACGCGCTCGGTGACGTGGTCTACGTCCAGCTCCCCGAGGTCGGCGCCACGGTGACCGCCGGTGAGACCTGCGGCGAGCTCGAGTCCACCAAGTCGGTGAGCGATCTGTACTCCCCGGTGACCGGCGAGGTCACCGAGGTCAACGAGGACGTCGTCAACGACCCCTCGCTGGTGAACTCCGCCCCCTTCGAGGGCGGCTGGCTGTTCAAGGTGAAGCTGACGGAGGAGGCCCCGGCCGACCTGCTCTCCGCCGACGAGTACGCCGAGTTCTCCGGCAGCTGA